A genomic segment from Frateuria edaphi encodes:
- a CDS encoding L-serine ammonia-lyase, whose protein sequence is MAVSVFDIFKIGIGPSSSHTVGPMRAAARFGERWLEEKGVLDRVARVRAELYGSLAMTGRGHGTDKAVLLGFEGHHPDTIDADLIPDILARIRASGRLRVLGKHDIVFDEKADLVFNKRQKLPFHTNGMRFTAYDAEGHELATRDYYSVGGGFVVNQDEAAEDRIVADTTVQPYPFSSGDELLAACERHGLTIAQLMMANESVWRPEAETRAGLLTIWKAMADCVSRGLRSPGTLPGGLHVARRAPAMAEELRNQPEAALKDPLTILDWVNLYALAVNEENAAGGRVVTAPTNGAAGIVPAVGHYYLRFCPKADENGIVDYLLTAAAIGILYKENASISGAEVGCQGEVGVACSMAAGGLTAALGGSVWQVENAAEIGMEHNLGLTCDPIGGLVQIPCIERNAMGSVKAINASRMALKSDGKHRVSLDKVIKTMRDTGRDMKDKYKETSRGGLAVNVIEC, encoded by the coding sequence ATGGCCGTCAGCGTTTTCGACATCTTCAAGATCGGCATCGGGCCGTCGTCTTCGCATACGGTCGGGCCGATGCGTGCGGCCGCCCGCTTCGGCGAGCGCTGGCTGGAGGAGAAGGGCGTGCTCGACCGCGTAGCCCGCGTGCGCGCCGAGCTCTACGGTTCGCTGGCGATGACCGGTCGCGGCCACGGCACCGACAAGGCGGTGCTGCTTGGCTTCGAAGGCCACCATCCGGACACCATCGATGCGGACCTGATTCCCGACATCCTGGCACGCATCCGCGCCAGCGGCCGGCTGCGCGTGCTCGGCAAGCACGACATCGTCTTCGACGAGAAGGCGGACCTCGTCTTCAACAAGCGCCAGAAGCTGCCCTTCCACACCAATGGCATGCGCTTCACCGCCTACGACGCTGAAGGCCACGAGCTGGCCACGCGCGACTACTACTCGGTGGGCGGCGGCTTCGTGGTCAACCAGGACGAGGCGGCCGAAGACCGCATCGTCGCCGACACCACCGTGCAGCCCTACCCGTTCTCCAGCGGCGACGAACTGCTCGCGGCCTGCGAGCGCCACGGCCTGACCATCGCCCAGCTGATGATGGCCAATGAAAGCGTGTGGCGCCCGGAAGCGGAAACCCGCGCCGGCCTGCTCACCATCTGGAAGGCCATGGCCGACTGCGTCTCGCGCGGCCTGCGTTCCCCCGGCACCCTGCCCGGTGGCCTGCACGTCGCGCGCCGCGCGCCGGCGATGGCCGAGGAACTGCGCAACCAGCCCGAAGCGGCGCTCAAGGATCCGCTCACCATCCTGGACTGGGTCAACCTCTACGCGCTGGCCGTCAACGAGGAAAATGCCGCCGGCGGCCGCGTGGTCACCGCGCCGACAAACGGCGCCGCCGGCATCGTGCCCGCGGTCGGCCACTATTACCTGCGCTTCTGCCCCAAGGCGGACGAGAACGGCATCGTCGACTACCTGCTGACCGCCGCCGCGATCGGCATCCTCTACAAGGAAAACGCCTCGATCTCCGGCGCCGAAGTCGGCTGCCAGGGCGAGGTCGGTGTTGCCTGTTCGATGGCTGCCGGCGGCCTCACCGCCGCGCTGGGCGGCAGCGTCTGGCAGGTCGAGAACGCCGCCGAGATCGGCATGGAACACAACCTCGGCCTCACCTGCGACCCCATCGGCGGCCTGGTGCAGATCCCCTGCATCGAGCGCAACGCCATGGGCTCGGTCAAGGCCATCAACGCCAGCCGCATGGCGCTCAAGAGCGACGGCAAGCACCGCGTGAGCTTGGACAAGGTCATCAAGACCATGCGCGACACCGGGCGCGACATGAAGGACAAGTACAAGGAAACCAGCCGCGGCGGTCTCGCGGTCAACGTCATCGAGTGTTGA
- a CDS encoding response regulator, with the protein MAEEIRLLVVDDNVATRYAVKRVLERRGCLVLEAATGGEGLALLQAHPVDALILDVNLPDTSGFDVVRQLRQQPHTALLPVVHVSASSIATGDVITGLNAGADAYLVHPVDPDVLMATLRTLLRVRDTERELRESEARFREIFSHVAAPIAVLDADLRVHESNPAFARLIPSDAHLPRLADCFAEGQAQALEALSSSLLAGERWQGMLIVRAGGALRETEWRVVPYRAPGLGLIFVEDVTEQRQRERQHQEALTSATTRLAREVEEHAHTEAQLRQAQKMDALGRLTGGIAHDFNNLLTGIITGIELINRRVEEGSLDIQRYSDIALESARRAAALTHRLLAFARQQPLDARPVDINEHVRSLRDLLHRTMGERVELRFELASEPMVARIDVSQFENAVLNMVINACDALQDNGYVCVSTSGVHIRADHELADGQYIALSVRDNGCGIPPELLEQVFEPFFTTKPSGKGTGLGLSMIYGFARQSGGLVRIASTEGQGTEVTLLVPAEQAEARPTVTLPQVVAPGDGEHILLVEDMSTVRMLVAELLGEAGYRCSRAADIESALRVLRGDESLDLLVTDVGLPGMNGRDLADIARGLRPHLPILFITGYAENALTREKFLGPDMDMVVKPFEIEHLLRKVRTMLDA; encoded by the coding sequence ATGGCTGAGGAAATCCGCCTGCTGGTGGTGGATGACAACGTCGCCACGCGCTACGCCGTCAAGCGCGTCCTGGAGCGCCGCGGCTGCCTCGTGCTGGAGGCGGCGACTGGCGGCGAGGGACTGGCGCTGCTGCAGGCGCACCCGGTCGATGCGCTGATCCTGGACGTCAACCTGCCCGACACGAGCGGCTTCGACGTGGTCCGGCAGCTCCGCCAGCAGCCGCACACCGCCCTGCTGCCGGTGGTGCACGTATCGGCCTCCTCGATCGCCACCGGCGACGTGATCACTGGCCTGAATGCAGGCGCCGATGCCTACCTGGTGCATCCGGTCGACCCGGACGTGCTGATGGCCACGCTGCGCACGCTGCTGCGCGTGCGCGACACCGAGCGCGAACTGCGCGAAAGCGAGGCGCGTTTCCGCGAGATCTTTTCCCACGTGGCGGCGCCCATCGCCGTGCTCGACGCAGACCTGCGCGTGCATGAGAGCAATCCGGCGTTCGCCCGGCTGATTCCGTCCGACGCACACCTGCCGCGCCTGGCGGACTGCTTCGCCGAGGGCCAGGCCCAGGCGCTGGAAGCACTGAGTTCGAGCCTGCTCGCGGGCGAGCGATGGCAGGGCATGCTGATCGTGCGCGCCGGCGGCGCCCTGCGCGAAACCGAATGGCGCGTGGTGCCGTACCGGGCGCCGGGCCTGGGGTTGATCTTTGTCGAGGACGTCACCGAGCAACGCCAGCGCGAGCGCCAGCACCAGGAGGCGCTGACGTCGGCCACCACCCGCCTGGCACGCGAGGTCGAGGAACATGCGCACACCGAGGCACAGCTGCGCCAGGCGCAGAAGATGGATGCGCTCGGCCGCCTGACCGGGGGCATCGCGCACGATTTCAACAACCTGCTGACCGGCATCATCACCGGCATCGAGCTGATCAACCGACGCGTCGAGGAAGGCAGCCTCGACATACAGCGCTATTCGGACATCGCGCTCGAATCGGCGCGCCGCGCGGCCGCGCTCACCCACCGGCTGCTCGCCTTCGCTCGGCAGCAACCGCTCGACGCCAGGCCAGTGGATATCAACGAGCACGTTCGCTCGCTCAGGGACCTGCTCCACCGCACCATGGGCGAGCGGGTCGAGCTGCGTTTCGAGCTGGCCAGCGAACCGATGGTGGCGCGCATCGACGTCAGCCAGTTCGAGAATGCCGTGCTCAACATGGTGATCAACGCGTGCGACGCGCTGCAGGACAACGGCTATGTCTGCGTCAGCACCAGCGGCGTGCATATCCGCGCCGACCACGAACTGGCCGATGGCCAGTACATCGCCCTCAGCGTGCGGGACAACGGTTGCGGCATTCCGCCCGAATTGCTGGAACAGGTATTCGAACCGTTCTTCACCACCAAGCCGAGCGGCAAGGGCACCGGCCTGGGTCTTTCGATGATCTACGGCTTCGCGCGGCAGTCCGGCGGCCTGGTCCGCATCGCCAGCACCGAGGGCCAGGGCACCGAGGTGACGCTGCTGGTCCCGGCCGAGCAGGCCGAGGCGCGCCCGACCGTGACGCTGCCACAGGTGGTCGCACCGGGCGACGGCGAACACATCCTGCTGGTCGAGGACATGTCGACGGTGCGCATGCTGGTGGCCGAGCTGCTCGGCGAGGCGGGCTACCGCTGCTCGCGTGCGGCCGACATTGAATCGGCGCTGCGGGTCCTGCGCGGCGACGAGAGCCTGGACCTGCTTGTCACCGACGTCGGCCTGCCCGGCATGAACGGTCGCGACCTGGCCGATATCGCGCGCGGGCTTCGCCCGCACCTGCCGATCCTGTTCATCACCGGCTACGCGGAAAACGCGCTGACGCGCGAGAAGTTCCTCGGTCCCGACATGGACATGGTGGTCAAGCCGTTCGAGATCGAGCATCTGCTGCGGAAGGTCCGCACCATGCTTGATGCATGA
- a CDS encoding sensor histidine kinase: MSDLPESPATELARLREEAADLRAELDETNRGVLALYAELDTQAEELRQASDLKSRFLSYMSHEFRTPLGSILSIVRLLSDELDGPLNEEQHKQVDFVQNAASELSAMVDDLLDLAKIEAGRITIAPAWFEMVDLFAALRGMFRPIAGGTAVDLVFEEPHGIPKLYTDDKKLAQILRNFIANALKFTLQGEVRVTASVEGPGEVRFSVKDTGIGIPEDMHAKLFEDFTQVHSPLQQRLRGTGLGLSLCKRFSQLLGGRVGLESEPGHGSVFYVIIPTVLPGEHADG, encoded by the coding sequence GTGTCTGATTTGCCCGAATCCCCTGCCACCGAACTCGCGCGCCTGCGCGAAGAGGCCGCGGATCTGCGCGCGGAACTGGACGAGACCAACCGGGGCGTGCTCGCGCTTTACGCGGAGCTGGACACGCAGGCCGAGGAACTGCGCCAGGCCTCGGACCTGAAGAGCCGGTTCCTCTCCTACATGAGCCACGAATTCCGCACGCCGCTCGGCTCGATCCTGAGCATCGTGCGCCTGCTCAGCGACGAACTGGATGGCCCGCTCAACGAGGAGCAGCACAAGCAGGTCGACTTCGTGCAGAACGCGGCAAGCGAGCTGAGTGCGATGGTCGACGACCTGCTGGACCTGGCCAAGATCGAGGCGGGCCGCATCACCATTGCGCCGGCTTGGTTCGAGATGGTCGACCTGTTCGCCGCGCTGCGCGGAATGTTCCGCCCGATCGCCGGTGGCACCGCGGTCGACCTTGTGTTCGAGGAGCCGCATGGGATCCCCAAGCTGTACACCGACGACAAGAAGCTGGCGCAGATCCTGCGCAACTTCATCGCCAATGCGCTGAAGTTCACCTTGCAGGGTGAGGTGCGCGTGACCGCGAGCGTGGAAGGTCCCGGCGAAGTGCGGTTCTCGGTGAAGGACACCGGCATCGGCATCCCCGAGGACATGCACGCCAAGCTGTTCGAGGATTTCACCCAGGTCCATTCGCCGCTGCAACAGCGGCTGCGAGGCACGGGGCTGGGCCTGTCCCTGTGCAAGCGCTTCAGCCAGTTGCTGGGCGGCCGGGTCGGGCTGGAGAGCGAGCCCGGGCATGGTTCGGTGTTTTACGTGATCATTCCCACCGTCCTGCCTGGGGAGCATGCCGATGGCTGA
- a CDS encoding ATP-binding protein → MDIGQTGAPTLVLALEDASQVGHARRVAMQWAQRAGFDEADTGRAALVATELASNVLKHAKRGALHLSMVAGRDGSGLEIVAVDRGPGFDLAHCLVDGYSTRGTQGIGLSALTRQAQVFDAYADARGAVVLARLYPRGTPAGTDYRYGVSHHALHGESISGDSWRLAIDGTRTSAMVADGLGHGPQAAEAAEAGAGAFAESPFDAPEVLLERAHQRMAGTRGGAVAFARHDGLGLLRFAGIGNIAACLVGGESSRGLASHPGIVGAQFRKAHAFDYPHVAGQLLVMHSDGLQSRWRLGDYPGLWQRHPAVIAALLHRDYCRGRDDATVLVLALEAKRV, encoded by the coding sequence ATGGACATAGGGCAGACCGGCGCACCCACCCTGGTGCTCGCGCTGGAAGATGCCAGCCAGGTCGGCCACGCCAGGCGGGTGGCCATGCAATGGGCGCAGCGGGCCGGATTCGACGAGGCCGACACCGGTCGCGCGGCGCTGGTCGCCACGGAACTGGCCAGCAATGTGCTCAAGCACGCCAAACGCGGCGCGCTGCATCTTTCGATGGTGGCCGGACGTGATGGGTCGGGGCTGGAAATCGTCGCGGTCGACCGCGGTCCGGGTTTCGACCTGGCGCATTGCCTGGTGGACGGCTATTCCACGCGCGGCACCCAGGGCATCGGGCTGAGCGCGCTTACGCGCCAGGCGCAGGTGTTCGACGCCTATGCCGATGCGCGCGGCGCCGTGGTGCTGGCGCGGCTTTACCCGCGCGGCACGCCGGCCGGGACGGATTACCGCTATGGCGTCAGCCATCACGCGCTGCACGGGGAGAGCATCAGCGGCGACAGCTGGCGGCTGGCCATCGACGGAACCCGGACGAGCGCAATGGTCGCCGACGGGCTCGGCCACGGTCCGCAGGCCGCCGAAGCCGCGGAGGCGGGCGCCGGGGCGTTCGCCGAATCGCCGTTCGATGCGCCGGAGGTACTACTCGAGCGCGCGCATCAACGCATGGCTGGCACCCGCGGTGGGGCGGTGGCGTTCGCGCGCCACGATGGCCTGGGCCTGCTGCGCTTCGCCGGTATCGGCAACATCGCCGCCTGCCTGGTGGGCGGGGAATCCAGCCGCGGGCTGGCGTCGCATCCGGGCATCGTCGGCGCGCAGTTCCGCAAGGCGCATGCGTTCGACTATCCGCACGTCGCCGGCCAACTGCTGGTGATGCACAGCGACGGACTTCAATCGCGCTGGCGCCTGGGCGATTATCCGGGCCTGTGGCAGCGCCATCCGGCGGTGATCGCGGCCCTCCTGCATCGCGACTACTGCCGCGGCCGGGACGATGCCACCGTCCTGGTCCTAGCCCTGGAGGCGAAGCGTGTCTGA
- a CDS encoding anti-sigma regulatory factor: MNVRNRGTMPVRVEQDVVLARQAVRRVAQECGLRLVDQTKLITAASELARNAVIYGGGGDMDWEILEDGVRSGVRLVFRDQGPGIADLKLAMTDGWTSGSGLGLGLTGAKRLVNEFELDSAPGKGTRVTIARWT, encoded by the coding sequence ATGAACGTACGCAACCGCGGCACCATGCCGGTTCGCGTCGAACAGGACGTCGTGCTGGCCCGCCAGGCCGTGCGCCGCGTGGCGCAGGAGTGCGGCCTGCGTCTGGTCGACCAGACCAAGCTGATCACCGCGGCCAGCGAACTGGCGCGCAATGCCGTGATCTACGGTGGTGGCGGCGACATGGACTGGGAGATCCTGGAAGACGGCGTGCGCAGTGGCGTGCGCCTGGTCTTCCGCGACCAGGGCCCCGGCATCGCCGACCTCAAGCTGGCCATGACCGATGGCTGGACGTCCGGCAGCGGGCTGGGCCTGGGTCTGACCGGGGCCAAGCGGCTGGTCAACGAATTCGAACTGGACAGCGCGCCCGGCAAGGGCACCCGCGTCACCATCGCCCGATGGACATAG
- a CDS encoding STAS domain-containing protein, with protein MERIPILRMGEFLLVTIQVDMHDQLALTLQEDLAERISKTTARGVLIDISALDMVDSFIGRMIGTISAQSRIMDAHTVLVGMQPEVAITLVELGLTLPGVSTALDVERGMKLLRERVAAQ; from the coding sequence ATGGAACGCATTCCGATCCTGCGCATGGGCGAGTTCCTGCTGGTGACCATCCAGGTGGACATGCACGACCAGCTCGCGCTGACCTTGCAGGAGGACCTGGCCGAGCGCATCAGCAAGACCACCGCGCGTGGGGTGCTGATCGACATCTCGGCGCTGGACATGGTCGATTCGTTCATCGGCCGCATGATCGGCACCATCTCGGCGCAGTCGCGCATCATGGATGCCCACACGGTGCTGGTCGGCATGCAGCCGGAAGTGGCGATCACCCTGGTGGAGCTCGGCCTGACCCTGCCCGGCGTGAGTACGGCGCTCGACGTCGAGCGGGGCATGAAACTGCTGCGCGAACGCGTGGCCGCCCAATGA
- a CDS encoding STAS domain-containing protein → MAQLQPLTLDAMRNNDAWLLEQWNADLANSGATRDTRLSAEDLRRQTTEALRLLVQCASRGGSAVGGDAWADGRAFLEKLSRDRALNGFDSQHTANFIFSLKRPLFSLLQRELANDPARLAEQLWALSELIDELGLYTIATFQKSREEVIRRQQEELLELSTPVVKLWDGVLALPMIGTLDSQRTQVVMESLLQRIVETGSEIAIIDITGVPTVDTLVAQHLLKTVTAIRLMGADCIISGVRPQIAQTIVHLGLDLQGIVTKANLADALALALKRAGLNVVKA, encoded by the coding sequence ATGGCACAGCTGCAGCCGTTGACGCTGGACGCAATGCGCAACAACGATGCCTGGCTGCTCGAGCAGTGGAACGCGGACCTGGCCAACAGTGGCGCCACCCGCGATACCCGCCTGAGCGCCGAGGATCTTCGCCGGCAGACCACCGAAGCCTTGCGCCTGCTGGTCCAGTGCGCGAGCCGGGGCGGCAGCGCCGTCGGCGGCGACGCATGGGCGGACGGCCGCGCGTTCCTCGAAAAGCTTTCGCGCGATCGTGCGCTGAACGGCTTCGATTCGCAGCACACCGCCAACTTCATCTTCTCGCTCAAGCGGCCGTTGTTCTCGCTGCTCCAGCGGGAGCTGGCAAACGATCCCGCGCGCCTGGCCGAGCAGCTGTGGGCCCTCTCCGAGCTGATCGACGAGCTGGGGCTGTACACCATCGCTACCTTCCAGAAGTCGCGCGAGGAAGTCATCCGCCGCCAGCAGGAGGAACTGCTGGAGCTGTCCACGCCGGTGGTCAAGCTGTGGGACGGCGTACTGGCGCTGCCGATGATCGGCACGCTCGATTCGCAGCGCACCCAGGTGGTGATGGAATCGCTGCTGCAGCGCATCGTCGAGACCGGCTCGGAAATCGCGATCATCGACATCACGGGCGTCCCGACCGTGGACACCCTGGTCGCCCAGCACCTGCTCAAGACGGTGACCGCGATCCGCCTGATGGGCGCCGATTGCATCATCAGCGGCGTGCGTCCGCAGATCGCGCAGACCATCGTGCACCTGGGCCTGGACCTGCAGGGCATCGTCACCAAGGCCAACCTTGCCGACGCGCTGGCGCTGGCGCTCAAGCGCGCGGGCCTGAACGTGGTCAAGGCCTGA
- a CDS encoding copper homeostasis protein CutC — MPAFPAPLLEVAANSVASALAAQEGGAGRVELCAALELGGVTPSYAEIATARDRLTIPLYVLIRPRGGDFLYNDFECEVMLRDVEACAALGCDGVVLGVLDAEGRVEEARCRALVGAAGRLGVTFHRAFDMVVDPAQALEAVIGLGCERVLSSGARTSAIDGAAALRALVEQAAGRLVVMPGAGVHAGNIAALAQATGASEFHASAKRALPSGMRHRQPGLDDMATGEWRSDRAEVRAMVSALQDLAAREIPAST; from the coding sequence ATGCCTGCATTCCCCGCACCACTGCTCGAAGTTGCCGCCAACTCGGTCGCCTCCGCGCTGGCCGCGCAGGAAGGTGGCGCCGGGCGGGTCGAGTTGTGCGCGGCGCTGGAGCTGGGAGGCGTGACGCCTTCCTACGCGGAGATCGCCACGGCGCGCGATCGGCTGACGATCCCCTTGTACGTGCTGATCCGCCCGCGCGGGGGCGACTTCCTCTACAACGACTTCGAGTGCGAGGTGATGCTGCGCGACGTCGAGGCCTGTGCGGCTCTGGGGTGCGACGGCGTGGTGCTCGGCGTGCTGGATGCCGAGGGTCGGGTCGAGGAGGCGCGTTGCCGGGCACTGGTCGGTGCGGCCGGGCGACTGGGTGTCACGTTCCACCGCGCCTTCGACATGGTGGTCGACCCGGCGCAGGCGCTGGAGGCGGTGATCGGACTGGGCTGCGAACGCGTGCTCAGTTCCGGCGCGCGGACGAGTGCGATCGACGGCGCGGCGGCCTTGCGCGCGTTGGTGGAACAGGCGGCCGGGCGGCTGGTGGTGATGCCCGGCGCAGGCGTCCATGCAGGCAACATTGCGGCGCTCGCTCAAGCGACGGGCGCGAGCGAGTTCCATGCTTCGGCGAAGCGTGCCTTGCCGTCGGGCATGCGCCATCGACAGCCAGGCCTGGATGACATGGCCACGGGCGAGTGGCGCAGCGACAGGGCGGAAGTGCGCGCGATGGTATCGGCGCTGCAGGATCTGGCGGCGCGCGAAATCCCGGCCTCGACCTAG
- a CDS encoding beta-mannosidase, producing MTIPPPSTRTRKTPRLAGIAAALVLLAGPARTAPATQLLDQDWQVRLVPGDPREAEHPQAAHWLAATVPGAVQTDLMAAGLAADPFVGRNEAAIQWVGLSDWVYRTRFDVDPATLARQHAELVFEGLDTFAEVSLNGHKLLDADNMFRRWAVSAKPWLHAGANTLEVRLYSPIKRLQPWLKRQPYALPGEFDSAFGDEPKGLQSANYVRKAAYQYGWDWGPRIVTEGIWQPVHLDSWDRLRVAGLHVAQKHLDAQAARLDVQLDVDADREATLPAEISVFGPDGEPVARQVADFEVVAGHHRVGVPVTIAHPRRWYPVGYGAQDMYTVRVRLGDGGTPLYEGLRQVGLRTVELRRDKDRWGRSFAFVVNGVPIFAKGANLIPFDSFPTRVDNARMRRTLESARAANMNMLRVWGGGYYLPDAFYAMADRMGLMIWQDFMFGGAIPPRDAAFVANVRQEAADQVERLSDHPSIVLWCGNNEVQSSWLSWGDRKALQASLAPAENERIRQGMRDLFGEVLRDAVVQNDPDVPYWPSSPSRGGDGFANSLDDGDYHYWDVWSGQAKPTTAYLDVTPRFQSEYGLQSFPDLRTIRAFAGAGPWQADSPVLRAHQKFDGGNGNRRLLEYVRREYGEPKNFPALVYLSQVMQADGIALAAEHLRASRPQSMGSLYWQLNDLWPGVTWSSIDSYGRWKALQFRARRFYAPLLVAALRHEGSTTVSLVSDRTSPLAARWRLRLMDFAGKVRREENHDVTLAPLSSTQVARYTDAELLDGADPRATFAVFELIEDGKPVARNLVFFALPRDLRLPRAHVHVQLIPTPTGYTLTLATDALARDVWVSFGDLDADLSDNSLDLLPGEPAALEVTSKASVEALRQALQVQDLAHAMGTPP from the coding sequence ATGACGATCCCGCCTCCGTCCACTCGCACGCGCAAGACGCCACGCCTGGCCGGCATCGCGGCTGCGCTGGTGCTGTTGGCGGGGCCGGCTCGGACGGCACCGGCCACGCAGCTTCTCGACCAGGATTGGCAGGTCCGCCTTGTGCCGGGCGACCCCCGCGAGGCGGAGCACCCGCAAGCGGCGCACTGGCTCGCTGCCACGGTGCCAGGCGCGGTGCAGACCGACCTGATGGCGGCCGGCCTGGCGGCCGATCCTTTCGTGGGGCGCAACGAGGCGGCGATCCAGTGGGTGGGCCTGTCCGACTGGGTCTATCGCACACGCTTCGATGTCGACCCGGCCACGCTGGCGCGCCAGCATGCCGAACTGGTGTTCGAGGGGCTGGATACCTTCGCCGAGGTCTCCCTCAACGGGCACAAGCTGCTCGACGCGGACAACATGTTCCGGCGCTGGGCGGTATCCGCGAAGCCCTGGTTGCACGCAGGCGCCAACACGCTGGAAGTTCGCCTGTACTCCCCCATCAAGCGCCTGCAGCCGTGGCTGAAGCGACAACCGTACGCGTTGCCGGGCGAGTTCGACTCGGCCTTCGGCGACGAGCCCAAGGGCCTGCAGAGCGCCAACTACGTGCGCAAGGCCGCCTACCAGTACGGTTGGGACTGGGGCCCGCGCATCGTCACCGAGGGAATCTGGCAGCCGGTGCACCTGGACAGCTGGGACCGACTGCGCGTGGCCGGCCTCCATGTGGCGCAGAAACATCTTGATGCGCAGGCCGCCCGGTTGGACGTGCAGCTCGATGTCGATGCGGACCGCGAGGCGACGTTGCCGGCGGAAATAAGCGTGTTCGGCCCGGATGGCGAGCCGGTCGCCCGGCAGGTCGCGGATTTCGAAGTGGTTGCAGGCCACCACCGCGTGGGCGTGCCGGTAACCATTGCCCATCCGAGGCGGTGGTACCCGGTCGGGTATGGCGCGCAGGACATGTACACGGTCCGGGTGCGGCTGGGCGATGGCGGCACGCCGCTCTACGAAGGCTTGCGCCAGGTCGGCCTGCGCACGGTCGAGCTTCGGCGCGACAAGGACCGCTGGGGCCGCAGCTTCGCGTTCGTCGTCAACGGCGTCCCGATCTTTGCCAAGGGCGCGAACCTGATCCCGTTCGACAGTTTCCCCACCCGCGTGGATAACGCACGCATGCGCCGGACGCTCGAATCGGCGCGCGCGGCCAACATGAATATGCTGCGCGTGTGGGGCGGCGGCTATTACCTGCCCGACGCCTTCTATGCGATGGCCGACCGGATGGGCCTGATGATCTGGCAGGACTTCATGTTCGGCGGGGCGATCCCGCCGCGCGATGCAGCGTTCGTGGCGAATGTGCGGCAGGAGGCGGCGGACCAGGTCGAGCGCCTGTCGGACCATCCCTCGATCGTGCTCTGGTGCGGCAACAACGAGGTGCAGAGCAGCTGGTTGTCCTGGGGCGACCGCAAGGCCCTGCAAGCCTCGCTCGCGCCCGCGGAGAACGAACGCATCAGGCAGGGCATGCGCGACCTGTTCGGCGAGGTGCTGCGCGATGCGGTCGTGCAGAACGATCCCGACGTGCCGTACTGGCCGAGTTCGCCCAGCCGGGGTGGCGATGGTTTCGCCAACAGCCTGGACGATGGCGACTACCACTATTGGGACGTCTGGTCGGGCCAGGCGAAACCAACCACTGCGTACCTGGACGTCACGCCGCGCTTCCAGTCCGAATATGGCCTGCAGTCGTTCCCCGACCTGCGCACGATCCGCGCGTTCGCCGGCGCGGGACCGTGGCAGGCGGATTCGCCGGTGCTGCGCGCCCACCAGAAGTTCGACGGTGGCAACGGCAACCGGCGCCTGCTCGAGTACGTGCGGCGCGAATATGGCGAGCCGAAGAACTTTCCCGCGCTGGTGTACCTGAGCCAGGTGATGCAGGCCGACGGGATCGCGCTCGCGGCCGAACACCTGCGCGCCTCGCGTCCGCAGTCGATGGGCTCGCTGTACTGGCAGCTCAACGACCTGTGGCCGGGCGTGACCTGGTCGAGCATCGATTCATACGGGCGATGGAAGGCGTTGCAGTTCCGCGCCCGGCGGTTCTACGCGCCGCTGCTGGTGGCGGCCTTGCGGCATGAGGGCTCGACGACGGTGTCGCTGGTCTCCGACCGCACCAGCCCGCTTGCCGCGCGCTGGCGGTTGCGCCTGATGGACTTCGCCGGCAAGGTGCGGCGCGAGGAAAACCATGACGTGACGCTGGCGCCGCTGTCCAGCACCCAGGTTGCCCGTTACACCGATGCGGAGCTGCTCGATGGCGCCGATCCACGCGCCACTTTCGCGGTCTTCGAACTGATCGAGGACGGCAAGCCCGTCGCCCGCAACCTGGTGTTCTTCGCCCTGCCGAGGGACCTGCGCCTTCCGCGGGCGCATGTCCACGTGCAACTCATCCCGACGCCCACGGGCTACACCCTGACGCTTGCCACCGATGCGCTGGCGCGCGACGTGTGGGTTTCCTTCGGCGATCTCGATGCCGATCTGTCGGACAACAGCCTCGACCTGCTGCCGGGCGAGCCCGCCGCGCTGGAGGTCACCAGCAAGGCCTCGGTCGAAGCGCTCCGGCAAGCCCTGCAGGTGCAGGACCTTGCGCAT